A genomic window from Sulfitobacter pontiacus includes:
- a CDS encoding helix-turn-helix domain-containing protein, with protein sequence MKEYSIGQMSRRTGVKVTTIRYYESRGLIPSPARTTGGQRRYDEAALERLAFLRHARELGFGLEDIADLMALAEAPAEDCAPAHEIARKQLAAVDRRLTILAQLRQELARMAEADDPGRAGECRVIEVLGDHRLCIGAHEA encoded by the coding sequence ATGAAGGAATATTCTATCGGGCAGATGTCTCGCCGGACGGGCGTAAAGGTGACGACGATCCGCTATTACGAAAGCCGGGGGTTGATCCCGTCGCCAGCGCGCACGACAGGCGGGCAGAGGCGCTACGATGAGGCGGCGCTCGAACGGCTCGCCTTCCTGCGCCACGCACGGGAACTGGGCTTTGGTCTCGAAGATATTGCCGATCTGATGGCTTTGGCCGAAGCGCCTGCCGAAGACTGTGCCCCCGCCCATGAGATCGCGCGCAAACAACTCGCGGCGGTAGACCGACGCCTGACTATTCTCGCGCAGCTTCGCCAAGAACTCGCACGGATGGCTGAGGCAGACGATCCAGGGCGGGCCGGGGAGTGCCGCGTCATTGAGGTTCTGGGGGATCACCGGCTCTGTATCGGCGCGCATGAAGCGTAA
- a CDS encoding DUF411 domain-containing protein: MKPIKTLLAFTPAAALALSLASFGAAGMAHADNHSGLADHGTMHVTKSPTCGCCGAWVALAREEGFDIEVTDTRDVTSVKLENDVPGTMWSCHTAMIDGYVVEGHVPFAALAKLLEERPEIAGIAVPGMPGGSPGMGNDHTARYDVLAFGGDAGEGEVFYQAGL; the protein is encoded by the coding sequence ATGAAACCGATCAAGACACTACTCGCCTTCACGCCCGCCGCCGCACTTGCGCTTAGTCTCGCCTCATTTGGCGCAGCTGGTATGGCCCACGCTGATAATCATTCCGGCTTGGCCGATCACGGCACGATGCACGTGACCAAAAGCCCGACCTGTGGCTGTTGCGGTGCCTGGGTCGCCTTGGCGCGCGAGGAAGGCTTTGACATTGAGGTCACGGACACCCGCGATGTCACCAGCGTGAAGCTGGAAAACGATGTGCCAGGCACGATGTGGTCCTGCCATACCGCGATGATCGACGGCTATGTGGTCGAAGGCCATGTGCCGTTCGCGGCACTAGCGAAACTGCTGGAAGAACGTCCCGAGATTGCCGGTATCGCGGTTCCAGGAATGCCCGGTGGCTCCCCCGGCATGGGGAACGATCATACCGCGCGGTACGATGTGCTGGCCTTCGGTGGCGACGCAGGTGAGGGCGAGGTCTTCTATCAGGCCGGTCTGTGA
- a CDS encoding cytochrome c gives MNRIVALGLGAAVLAGAAALAFGWGTSAPAQTVLMPSDPDVVALGQAVYVENCASCHGANLDGQPNWRSPGPDGRLPAPPHDETGHTWHHDGDTLFQLTKYGTGALIGDPDYQSNMPIYEGVLTDEEIIAVLSYIKSTWPQDIRDHHDALANRQ, from the coding sequence GTGAATCGGATTGTAGCGCTCGGTTTGGGGGCAGCGGTTCTTGCGGGAGCCGCTGCCCTCGCCTTCGGGTGGGGCACCTCGGCACCGGCCCAGACCGTGCTGATGCCGTCCGACCCGGACGTGGTGGCACTGGGACAGGCGGTCTACGTCGAGAACTGCGCCTCGTGCCACGGTGCGAACCTCGACGGTCAGCCGAACTGGCGGTCGCCCGGCCCGGACGGGCGGCTCCCTGCACCGCCGCATGATGAAACCGGGCATACGTGGCACCATGACGGCGACACGCTGTTTCAGCTGACCAAATACGGGACCGGGGCTTTGATCGGCGATCCTGACTACCAATCCAATATGCCGATCTATGAAGGCGTCCTGACGGATGAAGAGATCATCGCTGTCCTCAGCTACATCAAGTCAACATGGCCGCAGGACATCCGCGACCATCACGACGCATTGGCGAACAGACAGTGA
- a CDS encoding metal-sensitive transcriptional regulator, with the protein MKANKDKTLDRLSRLEGQVRGVAKMVESDRYCMDILAQTAAIRSAVLGVEKLILEQHAEHCVEAAIESGDPEEQRAKFDELIGLLQKASR; encoded by the coding sequence ATGAAGGCCAACAAGGATAAAACGCTGGACCGTCTGTCACGGCTCGAAGGACAGGTGCGTGGGGTCGCCAAAATGGTCGAAAGCGACCGTTACTGCATGGACATTCTGGCGCAGACGGCGGCGATCCGGTCTGCGGTTCTTGGGGTCGAAAAGCTGATCCTCGAACAACACGCGGAGCACTGCGTCGAGGCTGCGATCGAAAGCGGCGACCCGGAAGAACAGCGCGCCAAGTTCGATGAGCTGATCGGGCTTTTACAAAAGGCGTCACGGTAA
- a CDS encoding DUF305 domain-containing protein, translating to MVSHNAHHDSKTGKGSGYGRFFAMIGTSTVVMYGLMYLNTYALDHVFFSQTRMWMALYMGGMMAIIMLAFMLGMYSNRKTNIAIFAGAAIAFAAGIYLVRSQDTVGDVAWMKAMIPHHSIAILTSERANISDPRVRELADAIIEAQRSEIAEMQRYIADIEENGDAAPGTSRTEP from the coding sequence ATGGTTTCGCACAACGCGCATCATGATAGCAAAACCGGCAAAGGCAGTGGCTATGGCCGGTTCTTTGCAATGATCGGCACGTCGACAGTGGTGATGTATGGCCTGATGTATCTCAACACATATGCCCTCGATCACGTCTTCTTCTCGCAGACGCGAATGTGGATGGCGCTCTACATGGGCGGGATGATGGCGATCATCATGCTCGCTTTCATGCTGGGCATGTATTCCAACCGGAAAACCAACATCGCGATCTTTGCAGGCGCAGCCATCGCATTTGCCGCCGGGATTTACCTCGTTCGGTCGCAGGACACGGTGGGCGACGTGGCGTGGATGAAAGCGATGATCCCGCACCATTCCATCGCGATCCTGACCAGCGAACGAGCCAATATTTCCGACCCTCGGGTACGCGAGCTGGCCGATGCAATCATCGAGGCACAGCGCAGCGAGATCGCGGAAATGCAGCGATACATCGCAGACATTGAAGAAAATGGGGATGCGGCCCCCGGCACATCTCGAACAGAACCCTGA
- a CDS encoding MauE/DoxX family redox-associated membrane protein translates to MPKDTRDVANVTTDPVTAATGKTAVLYRMALPNHLCPAGQKARWLLKSKGYDVDDRLFRERPEVDAFKEEYGVPTTPQVWIEGKRVGGYDALRQKLTDYDPDATTYTPVIYLFAVAAATALALSISFLGTISWQTLGWFISVSMILLGMQKLRDIEGFTTMFLNYDLLARKWVPYAYVYPWVETGAGILMTGMLLTPLAAPAALFIATVGAASVIKAVYIDKRELKCACVGGNSNVPLGFVSLTENLMMMGMAIVMLVQIIV, encoded by the coding sequence ATGCCAAAGGATACTCGCGACGTTGCAAACGTAACGACCGACCCTGTCACCGCCGCGACCGGAAAGACTGCCGTTCTCTACCGCATGGCACTGCCGAACCATCTGTGTCCGGCAGGGCAGAAAGCGCGCTGGCTTCTGAAGTCCAAAGGCTATGATGTCGATGATCGACTGTTCCGCGAGCGCCCCGAAGTGGATGCGTTCAAAGAGGAATATGGCGTCCCTACGACCCCGCAAGTGTGGATCGAAGGTAAGCGCGTCGGTGGCTATGATGCCCTGCGCCAGAAGCTCACCGATTACGATCCCGACGCGACGACCTACACGCCGGTGATCTACCTCTTCGCGGTCGCCGCCGCGACGGCGCTCGCGCTGTCCATCAGCTTTCTCGGCACGATCTCGTGGCAGACGCTCGGTTGGTTCATCTCCGTCTCGATGATCCTGCTGGGTATGCAGAAATTGCGCGACATCGAAGGCTTCACGACGATGTTCCTCAACTACGACCTGCTCGCGCGGAAGTGGGTGCCCTATGCCTATGTCTATCCGTGGGTTGAGACGGGGGCAGGTATCCTGATGACGGGCATGCTGCTGACCCCGCTTGCCGCTCCTGCGGCGCTTTTTATCGCCACGGTGGGTGCCGCAAGCGTGATCAAGGCCGTCTATATCGACAAGCGGGAACTGAAATGCGCCTGCGTGGGCGGCAACTCGAACGTGCCGCTCGGGTTCGTGAGCCTCACCGAAAACCTGATGATGATGGGCATGGCCATCGTCATGCTAGTCCAGATCATAGTCTGA
- a CDS encoding ArdC family protein, with the protein MTAEKFDVYSHVTNQIIAQIEAGTPPWRKPWTGGGAGGSLPERFNGEAYRGINILMLWATAMAKDYSSARWMTFNQAKQLGGHVRKGEKSATVVKYGTVEREDENGEERQIPYAKAYRVFNADQIEGLPAEFYILPDPPRDLGTMADPALEAFFPASGAQIDVTEEPRAYYNIKTDRIHMPPIGTFHRVAGYYGTLAHELTHWTGATKRLDRLVRFNDRKAYAFEELVAEIGNCMLCAQIGVEPEFDQSAAYVEGWLEAMKEDSRAIFRAASEAQKAVDYIMDRTAQFERMAAE; encoded by the coding sequence ATGACCGCAGAGAAGTTTGACGTTTATTCCCATGTCACCAATCAGATCATCGCGCAGATCGAGGCGGGAACGCCGCCATGGCGCAAGCCGTGGACTGGCGGAGGGGCAGGGGGCAGCTTGCCGGAACGGTTCAACGGCGAGGCCTATCGGGGCATCAACATCCTGATGCTTTGGGCGACAGCGATGGCCAAGGATTACAGCTCAGCCCGCTGGATGACGTTCAATCAGGCCAAGCAGCTTGGGGGCCATGTTCGCAAGGGCGAGAAATCCGCCACTGTTGTGAAATACGGCACCGTCGAGCGCGAGGACGAGAACGGCGAGGAACGCCAGATCCCCTATGCCAAGGCCTACCGCGTGTTCAACGCGGACCAGATCGAGGGCTTGCCCGCTGAATTCTACATCTTGCCCGATCCGCCCCGTGATCTTGGCACCATGGCCGACCCCGCGTTGGAGGCCTTCTTTCCCGCGTCCGGCGCGCAGATCGACGTGACCGAGGAGCCGCGCGCCTATTACAACATCAAGACCGACCGCATCCACATGCCGCCGATTGGGACGTTTCACCGGGTGGCCGGATATTATGGCACATTGGCGCATGAGCTGACCCACTGGACAGGGGCGACAAAGCGGCTGGACCGTTTGGTCCGGTTCAATGACCGTAAGGCCTACGCCTTCGAGGAGCTGGTCGCAGAGATCGGAAACTGCATGCTTTGCGCGCAGATTGGGGTGGAGCCTGAATTCGACCAGAGCGCGGCCTATGTCGAAGGCTGGCTGGAGGCGATGAAAGAAGACAGCCGCGCGATATTCCGCGCCGCATCTGAGGCGCAGAAGGCCGTGGATTACATCATGGACCGCACCGCACAGTTTGAGCGGATGGCGGCAGAGTAA